In the genome of Saprospira sp. CCB-QB6, one region contains:
- a CDS encoding UDP-2,3-diacylglucosamine diphosphatase, with protein MAEKREIDILVLSDVHLGTQGSEAKALLQYLQSLVPKMLILNGDIIDIWQFRKGFFPQAHWAVLRHFMNLAEAGVPVYYLTGNHDDSLRRLTPFRLGNIYLQDKLLLELDGKRAWFFHGDAYDPSVHKGRFWAKIGGQFYDWSIMLNRGLNRLLKPFGIPPSQFSKRLKASVKAAVQKMNDFEQKAIELGIEKGYDYVVCGHVHRPQHREIVTAAGQITYLNSGDWMEHRSALEYVDKAWQLYHYNAEEYEEPACLEGVENRLEDLLRNIQDGTSDSFYRL; from the coding sequence ATGGCAGAGAAAAGAGAAATAGACATCTTGGTCCTTTCGGATGTGCATTTGGGTACGCAGGGCTCAGAGGCTAAGGCCTTATTGCAGTATTTGCAGAGTTTGGTGCCTAAAATGCTCATCTTGAATGGGGACATTATAGATATTTGGCAATTTAGGAAGGGATTTTTTCCGCAGGCGCATTGGGCGGTATTGCGGCATTTCATGAATTTGGCGGAGGCTGGGGTGCCAGTCTATTATTTGACGGGCAACCATGATGACAGTTTGCGTCGGTTAACGCCTTTTCGGTTAGGGAATATCTATTTACAGGATAAGTTACTTTTGGAGTTAGATGGAAAAAGGGCTTGGTTCTTTCATGGAGATGCTTATGATCCATCTGTTCATAAGGGGCGCTTTTGGGCCAAAATAGGGGGACAGTTTTATGATTGGAGTATTATGTTGAATCGGGGGCTCAACCGTTTGTTAAAGCCATTTGGGATACCCCCTAGTCAGTTTTCTAAGCGATTAAAGGCTTCGGTTAAGGCTGCCGTTCAGAAAATGAATGATTTTGAGCAGAAGGCAATAGAGCTGGGGATAGAAAAGGGGTATGACTATGTAGTTTGTGGGCATGTACATCGGCCGCAGCATCGGGAGATTGTGACAGCTGCAGGGCAGATTACTTACTTAAACTCAGGAGATTGGATGGAACATCGTTCAGCGCTGGAGTATGTCGATAAAGCTTGGCAATTATATCATTATAATGCAGAGGAATATGAGGAGCCAGCTTGTTTGGAGGGGGTAGAAAATCGCTTAGAAGATCTACTTCGGAACATTCAGGATGGAACTAGTGACAGCTTTTATCGACTTTAG
- a CDS encoding SDR family oxidoreductase, translated as MSVAVITGATKGIGRALALQGAKKGFDLALCSRTLADLEAFKAELLAINAEIKVFIQAVDMSKKEEVKAFGAAILQEFEQLDLLVNNAGVFIPCPLTEAGHEQSFELMMDTNLYSAYYLTQALLPKMQAQKSGHIFNICSIASFMPYGAYAVSKHAMLGFSRVLREEVKAQGIRVTAVMPGATYTASWDGTALPKERFMKAEDIAQSVWDCYGLSPQTVVEEIILRPQLGDI; from the coding sequence ATGTCAGTTGCAGTAATTACGGGCGCTACCAAGGGAATTGGGCGCGCTTTGGCCCTTCAGGGGGCCAAAAAAGGCTTTGATTTGGCCCTTTGCTCTAGAACTTTGGCTGATTTAGAAGCCTTTAAAGCGGAGCTTTTGGCGATCAATGCCGAAATTAAGGTCTTTATTCAGGCCGTTGATATGTCTAAAAAGGAAGAGGTAAAAGCTTTTGGGGCAGCAATTCTCCAAGAGTTTGAGCAACTCGATCTTTTGGTCAATAATGCGGGTGTATTTATTCCTTGTCCCTTGACGGAGGCTGGACATGAGCAGAGTTTTGAGCTTATGATGGATACCAATCTCTATAGCGCGTATTATTTGACACAGGCGTTATTGCCCAAGATGCAAGCCCAGAAATCGGGACATATCTTTAATATTTGTTCAATAGCTAGCTTTATGCCTTATGGTGCTTATGCCGTTTCTAAGCATGCTATGTTGGGCTTTTCTAGAGTCTTGCGCGAAGAGGTGAAAGCGCAAGGGATTCGCGTAACGGCTGTAATGCCTGGGGCAACTTATACCGCTTCATGGGATGGCACAGCGTTACCCAAAGAACGCTTTATGAAGGCCGAAGATATTGCCCAATCTGTTTGGGATTGCTATGGCTTGAGTCCACAAACTGTGGTGGAAGAAATTATTCTAAGACCGCAGCTAGGAGATATTTAA
- the aat gene encoding leucyl/phenylalanyl-tRNA--protein transferase: MFNFIANNDIDQFPPIEEAWDGIVALGGQLTTARLLSAYRQGIFPWSSANQPLMWWSPDPRMLMRPEEVKISKSMRKILARAEFKITLDTAFEEVIRNCASIPRPGQEPLEGEESGAWLTEEMQEAYINLHKAGHAHSVEAWQDGQLVGGLYGVAVGWNFSGESMFAKVSNASKAAYLTLVPLLGQLGFQWIDCQMYTEHLSSLGARLYPRQMYLDFLKENEQEVGIQGSWTHLL; this comes from the coding sequence ATGTTCAACTTTATTGCAAATAATGATATTGACCAATTTCCCCCTATTGAAGAAGCTTGGGATGGAATTGTTGCCTTGGGTGGCCAGCTCACAACAGCCCGCCTGCTTTCTGCCTATCGCCAGGGTATTTTTCCTTGGAGTAGCGCTAATCAACCCCTTATGTGGTGGTCGCCAGACCCCAGAATGCTCATGCGGCCTGAAGAGGTTAAGATTAGTAAATCTATGCGAAAAATCTTGGCCCGAGCAGAGTTTAAGATCACTTTAGATACGGCTTTTGAGGAGGTTATTAGAAATTGCGCCTCTATTCCACGTCCTGGGCAAGAACCTCTAGAAGGAGAAGAATCTGGCGCTTGGCTAACCGAAGAAATGCAGGAAGCTTATATTAACCTGCATAAAGCAGGACATGCCCACTCGGTTGAAGCTTGGCAAGATGGCCAGCTGGTGGGTGGACTCTATGGTGTGGCCGTCGGCTGGAATTTTTCTGGTGAATCTATGTTTGCCAAGGTCTCTAATGCCTCTAAAGCGGCCTACTTGACCTTGGTCCCGCTGCTAGGCCAACTCGGCTTCCAATGGATTGATTGCCAGATGTACACCGAGCATTTGTCGAGCCTAGGTGCTCGCCTCTACCCCCGCCAAATGTATCTTGATTTTCTCAAGGAGAACGAGCAAGAAGTAGGCATACAGGGATCTTGGACACATTTGCTTTAG
- a CDS encoding DUF3419 family protein: protein MINHLRDWVFKNVHGGSLVYNICWEDPRCDRELMQIEPDSEIVMITSAGCNALDYLLDDPKAIHCIDLNSRQNALLEFKKSLFKHSSYDELYDYFGDGKHSRAQEVYKQQLRQHLPTYAQEFWDQKMSYFEGKGPKKSFYYRGSSGTLAWLFVRYMQMRPSLHSKVLKLMKADSLEEQEQYFDQVERKLFNKAVRWTISRHFSLALAGVPRAQRRLITEEYPGGVSSFVVDAVRHVFTELDIKENYFWQVYVNGHYTKDCCPSYLREENYLSLRERADQIHTHTTSFAQFLKDNPGKYSHYVLLDHQDWLAAHDVPALEEEWQCILANSRPGTKILMRSAAMRIDFFPDFVKEKVSWVSSEDELKESHFQDRVGTYGSVYLGTVK, encoded by the coding sequence ATGATTAACCATTTAAGAGATTGGGTATTTAAGAATGTGCATGGGGGGAGCCTTGTGTATAACATTTGTTGGGAAGATCCCCGCTGCGACCGTGAATTGATGCAAATTGAGCCAGATAGCGAGATTGTGATGATTACGAGTGCTGGTTGCAATGCCCTAGATTATCTGTTGGATGACCCCAAGGCCATTCATTGTATTGATTTAAATTCTCGGCAGAATGCCTTATTAGAATTTAAGAAGAGCTTATTTAAGCATAGTTCTTATGATGAGCTTTACGATTATTTTGGGGATGGGAAGCACTCTCGGGCCCAGGAAGTGTACAAGCAGCAATTGCGTCAGCATTTGCCGACTTATGCGCAGGAGTTTTGGGATCAGAAGATGAGTTATTTTGAGGGCAAGGGGCCTAAGAAGAGCTTTTATTATAGAGGGTCTTCGGGGACATTAGCTTGGTTATTTGTGCGATATATGCAGATGCGTCCGAGTTTGCACTCCAAGGTATTGAAGTTGATGAAGGCGGATAGTTTGGAAGAGCAGGAGCAATACTTTGATCAGGTAGAGCGCAAGTTATTTAACAAGGCGGTACGCTGGACCATTAGCCGACATTTTTCATTGGCTTTGGCGGGGGTACCTAGAGCGCAGCGTCGATTGATTACTGAAGAATATCCTGGTGGGGTGAGTAGTTTTGTGGTAGATGCGGTACGGCATGTATTTACGGAATTGGACATCAAGGAAAACTACTTTTGGCAGGTCTATGTAAATGGACATTATACCAAAGATTGTTGTCCTAGTTATTTGCGAGAGGAGAACTATTTGTCATTGCGAGAGCGGGCGGATCAGATCCACACGCATACGACTAGTTTTGCGCAGTTTCTCAAGGACAATCCGGGCAAGTACAGTCATTATGTATTATTGGATCATCAGGATTGGTTGGCGGCGCATGATGTGCCAGCCTTAGAGGAAGAGTGGCAGTGTATTTTGGCGAATAGTCGTCCGGGCACTAAAATTTTGATGCGTTCTGCGGCCATGCGCATTGATTTCTTTCCTGATTTTGTGAAGGAGAAAGTTAGTTGGGTCTCATCGGAGGATGAGCTCAAGGAAAGTCATTTTCAGGATCGGGTAGGGACTTATGGCAGTGTTTATTTAGGGACAGTGAAATAA
- a CDS encoding SH3 domain-containing protein produces MIRLLSLLFILGLLSPLSAQNTPSIYYNFLPGQSYILMADKVNLRQKPSLQAKVLQKAPIGSSVQIISKSEKTLSLKGIAAPWYFVLYKGQKAFVWGGLLALGQEQLNDGSQLLYGYERLEVVKQGQIENRQFWLGLRLVQNNKEIQHLAVKAMGNLQTGLALRLDDNRGVEQLEQIIELSFSDGYCGGTNGIQTVFLQKQRLYALPPLYSGSDLPVFQHQYFVYPKAHQKSANLLIFKNESGEYDDASGQPQYDEQSSTDYLWNGRVLLPLKP; encoded by the coding sequence ATGATACGCTTACTCTCACTCCTATTTATTTTGGGTTTACTTTCTCCTTTGTCGGCCCAAAATACGCCCTCTATTTATTATAATTTTTTGCCTGGCCAAAGCTATATACTGATGGCCGACAAGGTCAATCTGCGCCAAAAACCCAGTTTGCAGGCTAAAGTTTTGCAAAAAGCGCCTATTGGTAGCTCCGTCCAAATTATTAGTAAATCAGAAAAAACGCTTAGCCTTAAAGGGATTGCAGCCCCTTGGTATTTTGTCCTTTATAAAGGGCAAAAAGCCTTTGTTTGGGGAGGCTTACTAGCTTTGGGGCAAGAACAACTCAATGATGGCAGCCAATTACTTTATGGTTATGAGCGCTTGGAAGTGGTTAAGCAAGGACAAATAGAAAACCGTCAATTTTGGCTAGGACTTCGGTTGGTCCAAAACAATAAAGAAATACAACATTTGGCCGTAAAAGCCATGGGGAACCTACAAACAGGCTTAGCGCTTCGCTTAGACGATAACCGAGGAGTAGAGCAACTAGAGCAAATCATTGAGCTTTCTTTTAGCGATGGCTATTGTGGTGGGACTAATGGAATCCAAACCGTTTTCCTTCAAAAGCAGCGACTTTATGCCTTGCCCCCTCTTTATAGTGGTTCTGACTTACCCGTTTTTCAGCATCAGTATTTTGTTTATCCTAAAGCGCATCAAAAAAGCGCCAACCTCCTCATTTTTAAGAATGAGTCAGGGGAATATGATGATGCCTCAGGACAACCGCAATACGATGAGCAAAGCAGTACTGACTATTTATGGAATGGCCGCGTTCTTTTGCCCCTAAAACCTTAA
- a CDS encoding lipopolysaccharide biosynthesis protein — MLAQLLERLRSFSFFEVFKHSSIYFIGTLLTQGLGVLSLPVFTYFMNEAEYGVASVFISYVSIISVVLSFNLHISISRSFYEKDIEIKRFVSTVFNVTALINFLLGGLVYIFREPIATYINLPAETIIYLLLTGYFAVLYHIFFQLKREEQKSIEISIVNVAWQYSKFGLACLGLYALRNTGEVYMGKIIGEMLAGAFFAFIFIWRIWPFIKELRIDFSDLRYALIYGLPLIPYSIGGFLLNSFDQWLINSQLGNADAGLYSFAYKIGMLLLGLITALQNAANPAYHKIMNEQQYEQLGPQVYSIHKLSLLGGVFLLLFAVDLASLLLSFSKNNFQQSLYIVPIIVLGYIFYSMSLLYNRYIQYQKVNIYLTVILLASALVNLVLNLYFIPRQGYQAAAYTTLGSYVIMFLLSWLVCDYWLKAPRLPLAKMLLSLLPVLGITVLYYSLGWDQKALELGTIFPKLLCFALFGALLFGKSIQRMLQKGS, encoded by the coding sequence ATGCTGGCCCAACTTTTAGAGCGATTGCGCTCTTTTTCTTTTTTTGAGGTGTTTAAACACAGTAGTATCTACTTTATAGGCACTTTATTAACTCAAGGATTAGGAGTCCTTTCTTTGCCTGTATTCACCTATTTTATGAATGAGGCAGAATATGGGGTAGCAAGTGTTTTTATCTCTTATGTGAGTATTATTTCTGTTGTTCTCTCTTTCAATTTGCACATTTCAATTAGCCGAAGTTTTTATGAGAAAGATATAGAAATTAAACGCTTTGTTAGCACTGTATTTAATGTAACGGCGCTGATCAATTTTCTTTTAGGGGGATTGGTTTATATCTTTCGAGAACCTATTGCGACTTATATTAACCTACCTGCGGAAACAATTATTTATTTATTGCTAACGGGCTACTTTGCGGTTTTGTACCACATCTTTTTCCAATTAAAAAGAGAGGAACAAAAAAGCATTGAAATTAGTATTGTAAATGTGGCTTGGCAATATAGTAAGTTTGGTCTTGCTTGCTTGGGCTTGTACGCTTTGCGAAACACGGGCGAGGTCTATATGGGCAAAATTATAGGGGAAATGCTGGCCGGAGCCTTCTTTGCCTTTATCTTCATTTGGCGCATTTGGCCCTTCATTAAAGAACTGAGAATTGATTTTTCCGATCTGCGCTATGCCTTAATTTACGGCTTGCCACTGATCCCTTATTCTATTGGTGGCTTTTTGCTCAATTCATTCGATCAATGGCTTATTAATAGCCAGTTGGGCAATGCCGATGCAGGTCTGTATAGTTTTGCCTACAAAATCGGAATGCTCTTGCTGGGCCTCATTACCGCCCTGCAAAATGCCGCTAATCCCGCTTATCATAAAATAATGAATGAGCAGCAATATGAGCAATTGGGCCCACAGGTTTACAGTATTCATAAATTGAGTTTGTTGGGGGGCGTATTCCTCTTACTCTTTGCCGTCGATTTGGCTAGTTTGCTCCTCAGCTTTAGCAAAAATAATTTTCAGCAGTCCCTCTATATTGTGCCTATTATCGTTTTGGGCTATATCTTTTACAGTATGTCGCTGCTCTACAACCGCTATATTCAATACCAAAAGGTTAATATTTATTTGACGGTTATTCTACTAGCTTCTGCTTTGGTCAACTTGGTCCTCAATCTCTATTTTATCCCCAGACAAGGTTATCAAGCTGCAGCCTATACCACCCTAGGCTCTTATGTGATTATGTTTTTGTTGAGCTGGCTGGTCTGCGACTACTGGCTGAAAGCACCCCGCCTCCCCCTAGCCAAAATGCTGTTGAGCTTGCTGCCCGTTTTGGGCATTACAGTTTTGTATTATAGCTTGGGCTGGGACCAAAAAGCCCTAGAGTTAGGGACCATTTTTCCCAAATTACTTTGCTTCGCCCTTTTTGGCGCTCTGCTTTTTGGAAAATCTATTCAACGAATGCTACAGAAAGGAAGCTAA
- a CDS encoding ATP-dependent Clp protease adaptor ClpS encodes MWKEPAVFSQRKEQYEEDEVLLMDPLKDEMKLLVYNDDHNTFDWVIESFIKVCGHTSIQAEQLSYMIHFTGKAVVKTGTKAKLKPMKEALLERGLSAVLEG; translated from the coding sequence ATGTGGAAGGAGCCAGCTGTTTTTTCGCAAAGAAAAGAACAATACGAAGAAGATGAGGTCCTTTTAATGGACCCGCTAAAAGATGAAATGAAGCTCTTGGTCTACAATGATGACCACAACACCTTTGATTGGGTAATTGAGTCTTTCATTAAAGTTTGCGGCCATACTAGCATTCAGGCCGAACAATTGAGCTATATGATTCATTTTACAGGCAAGGCTGTTGTAAAAACAGGTACAAAGGCCAAACTCAAGCCCATGAAAGAAGCCCTATTAGAGCGCGGTCTCTCTGCTGTTCTAGAAGGCTAA
- a CDS encoding group 1 truncated hemoglobin, which yields MTKYLNGFFFSVLALGLLLGACKKDDTDDNNNDEPTLYERVGGITMVSDPNNSNQMIEQGYLTLRSVVDSAIFVIAADTLMAPYFQVLLAEVGNGDLSGVTALSASLTNFMAVATGAENFTYSGRDMVTAHDPAQYNRMGMAADNAAYDAFIADVGTALGQNGVTDTELINDLVALLETLRADIVQR from the coding sequence ATGACAAAGTATTTGAATGGTTTTTTCTTTAGTGTACTTGCCTTAGGCTTATTGCTAGGCGCATGTAAAAAAGATGATACCGACGACAACAATAATGATGAGCCCACGCTATATGAGCGTGTTGGTGGAATTACGATGGTTAGTGACCCCAACAACTCCAATCAGATGATTGAGCAGGGTTATTTGACCCTTCGCTCGGTGGTTGATTCGGCGATTTTTGTTATTGCGGCAGACACCTTAATGGCTCCTTATTTTCAAGTATTGCTTGCTGAAGTGGGCAATGGAGATCTATCTGGAGTAACAGCACTTAGTGCTAGTTTGACCAATTTCATGGCGGTCGCTACAGGAGCCGAAAACTTTACTTATAGTGGTCGGGACATGGTTACAGCGCATGATCCAGCCCAGTATAACCGCATGGGCATGGCGGCAGATAATGCTGCCTATGATGCTTTTATTGCAGATGTGGGAACGGCGCTTGGGCAGAATGGAGTAACTGATACCGAGCTCATTAACGATTTGGTTGCTTTACTAGAAACTTTACGTGCAGATATCGTTCAGCGATAA
- the ggt gene encoding gamma-glutamyltransferase produces the protein MRYLSFFFCCWLLLSCQNNYQEYKSLDGEKAMLVSAHPLASLAGKKVLKSGGNAIDAAVAVHFMLAVVYPEAGNIGGGGFMIFRPAQGPAQSLDFRETAPALAHQDMYLDSLGQANDSLSRLGAWAVGVPGSVAGLFEAHQKYGQLPWAKLITPAIEVAEKGYTLSSSAAARLNEKLPEMKKVNRFQTPFMKKELWSAGDRIIQKELAQTLKRIQKEGRDGFYKGETAALFLAEMQAAGGLIQAQDLENYQPKWRTPIQFKYKNNYTVYSMPPPSSGGIALAQLLQMVEDYPLKQMGFQSTRAVHLMVEAERRVYSDRAKHLGDSDFYPVPIEALTDKAYAKNRMQSFSYQKASPSEKIQAGVPKKIAEETTHYSIVDEAGNAVAITTTINGNYGSKLMVQGAGFFLNNEMDDFSAKPGHPNMFGLLGSQANAIAPKKRMLSSMTPTIVDKNGALFMVLGSPGGSTIITSVFQVLLNVIEFDQDLQTAVQSPRFHHQWLPDQIYIEEGAIPESEQEQLKKMGHQFKLREPIGRVDAIIRLPNGTWQGAADQRGNDSAAGY, from the coding sequence ATGCGCTACCTTTCTTTCTTTTTTTGCTGCTGGCTCCTCTTGTCTTGTCAAAACAACTATCAAGAATATAAAAGTCTAGATGGCGAAAAGGCTATGCTTGTTTCAGCCCACCCGCTAGCTTCTCTGGCGGGCAAAAAAGTCCTAAAATCAGGAGGAAATGCAATAGATGCCGCTGTGGCCGTTCATTTTATGCTGGCTGTGGTTTATCCCGAGGCAGGCAATATTGGTGGTGGTGGATTTATGATTTTTCGCCCAGCTCAAGGCCCTGCCCAAAGCCTAGATTTTAGAGAAACAGCCCCTGCCCTAGCCCATCAAGATATGTATTTAGATAGCTTGGGCCAAGCCAATGACAGCCTCAGCCGCTTGGGCGCCTGGGCAGTGGGGGTCCCAGGCTCGGTTGCGGGACTCTTTGAGGCTCATCAAAAATATGGACAACTTCCTTGGGCAAAACTCATTACCCCAGCAATTGAAGTAGCAGAAAAAGGCTATACCTTATCTAGTTCCGCGGCAGCCCGCCTCAATGAGAAACTGCCCGAAATGAAAAAAGTTAATCGCTTCCAAACGCCTTTTATGAAAAAAGAACTTTGGTCAGCAGGCGATCGCATTATTCAAAAAGAATTGGCCCAAACGCTAAAACGCATCCAAAAAGAAGGACGAGATGGCTTTTATAAGGGAGAAACAGCAGCCCTTTTCTTGGCCGAAATGCAGGCTGCTGGGGGCTTGATTCAGGCCCAAGACCTAGAAAACTACCAACCCAAATGGCGAACGCCCATCCAATTTAAGTATAAAAATAACTATACGGTTTATAGTATGCCCCCCCCTTCTAGTGGTGGCATCGCCTTAGCCCAGCTGCTCCAGATGGTAGAGGATTATCCCCTAAAGCAAATGGGCTTTCAATCAACTAGAGCTGTTCATTTAATGGTGGAGGCCGAACGCCGAGTGTATAGCGATAGAGCCAAACATTTGGGCGATTCCGACTTTTATCCCGTCCCTATTGAGGCCTTGACCGATAAGGCTTATGCCAAAAATAGAATGCAATCATTTTCCTACCAAAAAGCCAGTCCAAGCGAGAAAATTCAGGCTGGAGTGCCCAAAAAGATCGCAGAGGAAACCACCCATTATTCTATTGTGGATGAGGCGGGCAATGCGGTTGCAATTACCACCACCATCAATGGCAATTATGGCAGCAAACTAATGGTCCAAGGAGCTGGATTTTTCCTAAACAATGAAATGGATGACTTTAGCGCCAAGCCAGGCCACCCCAATATGTTTGGCCTTTTGGGTAGCCAGGCCAATGCCATTGCCCCCAAAAAACGGATGTTGAGCTCGATGACACCAACTATTGTCGATAAAAATGGAGCGTTATTTATGGTTTTGGGCAGCCCTGGCGGCTCCACCATTATCACCTCTGTTTTTCAGGTCCTGCTCAATGTCATTGAGTTTGATCAAGATTTGCAGACCGCCGTTCAATCCCCCCGTTTTCATCATCAGTGGCTGCCCGATCAAATTTATATTGAAGAGGGAGCTATTCCAGAAAGCGAGCAAGAACAACTCAAAAAGATGGGCCACCAATTTAAGTTGCGGGAGCCTATTGGCCGAGTGGATGCCATTATTCGCTTACCCAATGGAACATGGCAGGGCGCAGCCGACCAAAGGGGCAACGATAGCGCTGCAGGCTACTAA
- a CDS encoding O-methyltransferase: MLDFPPKNIQTYCEQHSEAFPAEILKEIERYTHLHVLMPQMISGQVQGHFLALLSKLLAPKKILEVGTFTGYSAICLAQGLQPGGRLLTLDINEELEDAVNGFFKKAGLEQKIELRIGAALDIIPELSEDWDLAFIDADKMNYDNYYELILPKMRPGGCILIDNVLWSGKVAEPELKGKKTIAIDALNKKIMQDPRVERVLLPFRDGMLMIRKK; the protein is encoded by the coding sequence ATGTTGGATTTCCCACCCAAGAACATACAAACTTACTGCGAGCAGCATTCCGAGGCTTTCCCTGCTGAGATCCTCAAAGAGATTGAGCGTTATACGCATTTGCATGTTTTGATGCCTCAGATGATTTCGGGCCAGGTGCAGGGACATTTTTTGGCCCTATTGAGTAAATTATTGGCGCCAAAAAAGATTTTGGAAGTAGGGACCTTCACTGGCTATTCAGCAATTTGTTTGGCCCAAGGCCTACAGCCTGGCGGTCGCTTACTGACCTTAGACATTAATGAGGAGTTGGAGGATGCCGTGAACGGTTTTTTTAAGAAGGCCGGCTTGGAGCAAAAGATCGAATTGCGCATTGGTGCGGCCCTCGATATTATTCCTGAGCTTAGCGAAGATTGGGATTTGGCCTTTATTGATGCCGATAAAATGAATTACGATAATTACTATGAGCTCATTTTGCCCAAAATGCGCCCAGGTGGTTGCATATTAATTGATAATGTGCTTTGGAGTGGTAAGGTGGCTGAGCCTGAACTCAAGGGCAAGAAAACTATCGCTATTGATGCGTTGAATAAAAAAATCATGCAAGACCCTCGGGTAGAGCGAGTGCTTTTGCCTTTTCGCGATGGTATGCTGATGATTCGGAAAAAATAG
- a CDS encoding class I SAM-dependent methyltransferase yields MGTAHKDSREQASSMDQYYKFQSKIYDLTRWSFLFGRVEVIKDIPLERNAPIKILEVGCGTGFNTKILAETFPAAEIKAYEVSTDMVDIASKKVAPFGQRVQVVHEPYGQDAEGQNGQYDAILFSYSLTMINPQWEDLLKQAKKDLKVGGYIAVVDFHDSKQGWFKSHMGNHHVRMDGHLRPFLRDNFEPIVNKVRSAYMGVWEYISFVGKKQ; encoded by the coding sequence ATGGGAACAGCACATAAAGACTCGAGAGAGCAGGCGAGTAGTATGGATCAGTACTACAAATTTCAGTCAAAGATTTATGATCTAACGCGTTGGAGTTTTCTCTTTGGGCGGGTAGAGGTCATCAAAGACATTCCTTTGGAGCGCAATGCGCCGATAAAGATCTTAGAAGTAGGATGTGGGACGGGTTTCAATACGAAGATATTGGCCGAGACCTTTCCTGCGGCGGAGATCAAGGCCTATGAGGTATCTACGGATATGGTAGATATTGCCAGTAAGAAAGTGGCGCCATTTGGTCAGCGGGTGCAGGTAGTGCATGAGCCTTATGGTCAGGATGCGGAGGGGCAAAATGGGCAGTATGATGCTATTTTGTTTTCTTATTCTTTGACGATGATCAACCCACAGTGGGAAGATTTATTGAAGCAGGCCAAGAAAGACCTCAAAGTAGGGGGATATATTGCTGTAGTTGATTTTCACGACAGCAAGCAAGGCTGGTTCAAGAGTCATATGGGAAATCACCATGTGCGGATGGACGGGCATTTGCGTCCTTTTTTGCGAGATAATTTTGAGCCTATAGTGAATAAAGTGCGTTCGGCTTACATGGGGGTATGGGAGTACATTAGTTTTGTAGGCAAGAAGCAGTAA
- a CDS encoding thioredoxin family protein: protein MKQFIFSLSFCLLTVSSLFAQGIQFESGKWADVKAKAKAQNKPIFVDAYAVWCGPCKWMSANSFTDASVGELYNAAFINYKFDMEKGEGPTFASQQSIRAYPTLLIFSPEGQLLKKVEGARDAEGLIDLAKPYVQTNNTRNQGQTVVNDNWEDLNSKAWEYYETKSSRSDLNKALNWAEASININRNWYNLDTKAHLLAKLGRDKEALELAVDAILAAQDAGELAEAEETMDLLRRLRNN from the coding sequence ATGAAACAATTTATTTTCAGTCTTAGCTTCTGTCTATTGACAGTGAGCAGCCTTTTTGCCCAAGGCATTCAGTTTGAATCTGGAAAATGGGCCGATGTCAAAGCCAAGGCCAAAGCCCAAAACAAGCCCATTTTTGTGGATGCTTATGCCGTTTGGTGTGGGCCCTGCAAATGGATGTCGGCCAATAGTTTTACCGATGCCTCAGTGGGAGAGCTTTACAATGCGGCCTTTATCAATTACAAATTTGATATGGAAAAAGGCGAAGGCCCTACTTTTGCTAGCCAGCAAAGCATTCGAGCCTACCCCACCTTGCTCATTTTTTCGCCTGAGGGCCAACTGCTCAAAAAGGTAGAAGGCGCTCGCGATGCAGAAGGACTTATTGATTTGGCCAAGCCTTATGTACAAACCAATAACACGCGTAATCAGGGGCAAACCGTAGTGAATGATAACTGGGAAGACCTAAACTCAAAAGCTTGGGAATACTACGAGACCAAGTCTAGCCGCTCAGATCTTAACAAAGCGCTAAATTGGGCCGAAGCCTCAATCAATATCAATCGAAATTGGTATAATTTGGATACTAAAGCGCATTTACTGGCCAAACTGGGCCGCGATAAAGAAGCCTTAGAACTAGCCGTTGATGCTATTTTAGCCGCTCAAGATGCTGGCGAATTGGCAGAAGCCGAAGAAACCATGGACCTTTTGCGAAGACTCCGAAACAACTAA